The segment GTAATGATTTACCCCCGCCTGTCCGGCAATCTGGCGGAGTGCCTCGTCAAGAGACATGAGTACCTGTAATACACCCTGGCAGATACGTATGTCGATATGATATGACTATTTTTGATAAGGTAATACAAAAAATTTGATTAAAATTGTATACAGATACAATGAAAAAGAAAACCATTTATTAATTGGCCGACGCATCTTGAGATATGGCTGATACAATTGATGCATCAGAAGCAGAGGTTCTTGCCTGTGCTGGAACATTCCCATGGTGGAGTGTGCTGCTCTGGGGAATTTGTGCAGTAATTATTGGAATATTATTTCTGACAACCCCGGTGATCACGACAATTGCAATGATTACCATGATCGGAGCATGGTGGTTTGTTGGAGGGATTTTCTCACTTATCAGCCTTACAGCTGATCGATCTCACCTGGCTCTTAAAGTCATTACTGCAATATTAAGCCTCATTGCAGGTCTTGTAATTCTCGCATATCCGCTCTTTAGCACACTCGTTATTCTTCCGTTTTTTGTGATGATCATTGCAATCTGGGGTATACTTATCGGAGGAACACAACTGTTTCACGGATACTCTGCCAAAG is part of the Methanospirillum lacunae genome and harbors:
- a CDS encoding HdeD family acid-resistance protein, encoding MADTIDASEAEVLACAGTFPWWSVLLWGICAVIIGILFLTTPVITTIAMITMIGAWWFVGGIFSLISLTADRSHLALKVITAILSLIAGLVILAYPLFSTLVILPFFVMIIAIWGILIGGTQLFHGYSAKDWGSAALGLLSVIFGILLLVYPLQAALSLPFVAGIFALIGGISAIIGSISLKKMQAS